From the genome of Brachyhypopomus gauderio isolate BG-103 chromosome 20, BGAUD_0.2, whole genome shotgun sequence, one region includes:
- the trip10b gene encoding thyroid hormone receptor interactor 10b isoform X4 yields the protein MEKHTQSGLELMERYVKFVKERTEIEQNYAKQLRSLSRKYSRRGSKEDQEINRFTNQQAFQEVVNQLNECACQREQLAENLSINICVELTKHLHELKQERKTYLADVKKVQQNLEITFKHLEACKKRFEKEWKEAEKANQQVERTEQDPSSTKTDVDKARTIAHQRIHVADECKNEYAAQLQKYNKEQNSFYHSEIPAIFNKLQDMDERRIRKLAEGYRLLSDTERNLLPALEKSLNTISTASKNTNEKQDSMTLIEQHKSGLAPPVDVDFEDYSQGIKPTNMENSVHSAPKVRIKQLFKKSKQSATLDKNMPAPVEDYSHLPLEHRQKRLREKIDDITKDLQKETDQSEALNKMKGVYEKNSQMGDPASLEPQINQTAHNINKLKGELSRYKTWLSETGDNSMLKNNQTSAAYISVDPKGQKLPEPPDNIYECDFDGDFDDDDVPIGQCQALYNFDGGREGEVSMQVGEQLSVLDEDHGDGWVHVRKATGDDGYVPASYIKII from the exons atggagaaacacacacagtcaggacTGGAGCTGATGGAACGCTATGTGAAGTTCGTGAAAGAGAGAACAGAAATTGAACAGAACTACGCCAAACAGCTCAG gtccctttcaagaaagtacTCAAGACGAGGATCAAAAGAGGACCAAGAAATAAA CAGGTTCACCAATCAGCAGGCGTTTCAGGAGGTTGTGAACCAGCTGAATGAGTGTGCATGTCAAAGGGAGCAGCTGGCAGAGAATCTGAGCATCAACATCTGTGTGGAGCTCACCAAACATCTCCACGAACTCAAACAAGAGCGCAAGACT tACCTGGCTGATGTTAAGAAAGTCCAGCAAAACCTTGAGATAACCTTCAAACATCTCGAAGCT TGTAAGAAGCGTTTTGAGAAGGAGTGGAAAGAAGCAGAGAAAGCCAATCAGCAAGTAGAGAGAACTGAACAGGACCCCAGCTCAACTAAAACTGATGTagacaag gCCAGGACGATTGCCCACCAACGCATACACGTAGCTGATGAGTGTAAGAATGAATATGCTGCCCAGCTACAGAAATACAACAAGGAACAGAACAGCTTCTATCACTCTGAGATCCCTGCTATATTTAAT AAGCTGCAGGACATGGATGAGCGGAGGATCCGTAAGCTGGCGGAGGGGTACAGGCTGCTGTCAGACACTGAGAGGAACCTCCTCCCAGCCCTGGAGAAGAGCTTGAACACCATCAGCACAGCCAGCAAAAACACCAACGAGaaacag gaCTCCATGACCCTTATTGAGCAGCATAAGTCTGGTCTAGCGCCCCCTGTTGATGTGGATTTTGAGGATTACAGTCAAGGCATTAAACCTACAAATATGGAGAACTCAGTACACAGTGCACCAAAGGTCCGCATCAAACAGCTGTTCAAGAAGAGCAAG CAGAGTGCAACACTGGATAAAAACATG cccgCTCCAGTAGAAGATTACTCTCACCTGCCGTTGGAACACAGACAGAAGCGTCTGAGGGAGAAGATCGATGACATCACCAAAGATCTGCAGAAGGAGACGGACCAAAG TGAGGCGCTCAACAAAATGAAGGGGGTTTATGAGAAGAATTCTCAGATGGGAGATCCAGCTAGCCTGGAGCCTCAGATCAACCAGACAGCACACAATATCAACAAACTGAAGGGGGAGCTGTCCAGATACAag ACATGGCTGAGTGAAACCGGAGATAACAGTATGCTCAAAAACAACcagaccag TGCGGCGTATATTTCTGTGGATCCCAAGGGGCAGAAGCTGCCCGAGCCTCCGGACAACATCTACGAGTGTGATTTTGATGGGGactttgatgatgatgatgttccGATTGGCCAGTGCCAAGCACTCTACAACTTTGATG gtgggagagagggtgaggtgagCATGCAGGTGGGGGAGCAGCTGAGTGTGTTGGATGAAGACCACGGCGACGGCTGGGTACACGTCAGGAAGGCCACTGGAGACGATGGATACGTACCTGCGTCCTACATCAAAATCATCTAA
- the trip10b gene encoding thyroid hormone receptor interactor 10b isoform X3 — protein sequence MDWGKALWDQHDVMEKHTQSGLELMERYVKFVKERTEIEQNYAKQLRSLSRKYSRRGSKEDQEINRFTNQQAFQEVVNQLNECACQREQLAENLSINICVELTKHLHELKQERKTYLADVKKVQQNLEITFKHLEACKKRFEKEWKEAEKANQQVERTEQDPSSTKTDVDKARTIAHQRIHVADECKNEYAAQLQKYNKEQNSFYHSEIPAIFNKLQDMDERRIRKLAEGYRLLSDTERNLLPALEKSLNTISTASKNTNEKQDSMTLIEQHKSGLAPPVDVDFEDYSQGIKPTNMENSVHSAPKVRIKQLFKKSKSATLDKNMPAPVEDYSHLPLEHRQKRLREKIDDITKDLQKETDQSEALNKMKGVYEKNSQMGDPASLEPQINQTAHNINKLKGELSRYKTWLSETGDNSMLKNNQTSAAYISVDPKGQKLPEPPDNIYECDFDGDFDDDDVPIGQCQALYNFDGGREGEVSMQVGEQLSVLDEDHGDGWVHVRKATGDDGYVPASYIKII from the exons ATGGACTGGGGAAAAGCACTTTGG gaTCAACATGATGTgatggagaaacacacacagtcaggacTGGAGCTGATGGAACGCTATGTGAAGTTCGTGAAAGAGAGAACAGAAATTGAACAGAACTACGCCAAACAGCTCAG gtccctttcaagaaagtacTCAAGACGAGGATCAAAAGAGGACCAAGAAATAAA CAGGTTCACCAATCAGCAGGCGTTTCAGGAGGTTGTGAACCAGCTGAATGAGTGTGCATGTCAAAGGGAGCAGCTGGCAGAGAATCTGAGCATCAACATCTGTGTGGAGCTCACCAAACATCTCCACGAACTCAAACAAGAGCGCAAGACT tACCTGGCTGATGTTAAGAAAGTCCAGCAAAACCTTGAGATAACCTTCAAACATCTCGAAGCT TGTAAGAAGCGTTTTGAGAAGGAGTGGAAAGAAGCAGAGAAAGCCAATCAGCAAGTAGAGAGAACTGAACAGGACCCCAGCTCAACTAAAACTGATGTagacaag gCCAGGACGATTGCCCACCAACGCATACACGTAGCTGATGAGTGTAAGAATGAATATGCTGCCCAGCTACAGAAATACAACAAGGAACAGAACAGCTTCTATCACTCTGAGATCCCTGCTATATTTAAT AAGCTGCAGGACATGGATGAGCGGAGGATCCGTAAGCTGGCGGAGGGGTACAGGCTGCTGTCAGACACTGAGAGGAACCTCCTCCCAGCCCTGGAGAAGAGCTTGAACACCATCAGCACAGCCAGCAAAAACACCAACGAGaaacag gaCTCCATGACCCTTATTGAGCAGCATAAGTCTGGTCTAGCGCCCCCTGTTGATGTGGATTTTGAGGATTACAGTCAAGGCATTAAACCTACAAATATGGAGAACTCAGTACACAGTGCACCAAAGGTCCGCATCAAACAGCTGTTCAAGAAGAGCAAG AGTGCAACACTGGATAAAAACATG cccgCTCCAGTAGAAGATTACTCTCACCTGCCGTTGGAACACAGACAGAAGCGTCTGAGGGAGAAGATCGATGACATCACCAAAGATCTGCAGAAGGAGACGGACCAAAG TGAGGCGCTCAACAAAATGAAGGGGGTTTATGAGAAGAATTCTCAGATGGGAGATCCAGCTAGCCTGGAGCCTCAGATCAACCAGACAGCACACAATATCAACAAACTGAAGGGGGAGCTGTCCAGATACAag ACATGGCTGAGTGAAACCGGAGATAACAGTATGCTCAAAAACAACcagaccag TGCGGCGTATATTTCTGTGGATCCCAAGGGGCAGAAGCTGCCCGAGCCTCCGGACAACATCTACGAGTGTGATTTTGATGGGGactttgatgatgatgatgttccGATTGGCCAGTGCCAAGCACTCTACAACTTTGATG gtgggagagagggtgaggtgagCATGCAGGTGGGGGAGCAGCTGAGTGTGTTGGATGAAGACCACGGCGACGGCTGGGTACACGTCAGGAAGGCCACTGGAGACGATGGATACGTACCTGCGTCCTACATCAAAATCATCTAA
- the trip10b gene encoding thyroid hormone receptor interactor 10b isoform X1, translating to MDWGKALWDQHDVMEKHTQSGLELMERYVKFVKERTEIEQNYAKQLRSLSRKYSRRGSKEDQEINRFTNQQAFQEVVNQLNECACQREQLAENLSINICVELTKHLHELKQERKTYLADVKKVQQNLEITFKHLEACKKRFEKEWKEAEKANQQVERTEQDPSSTKTDVDKARTIAHQRIHVADECKNEYAAQLQKYNKEQNSFYHSEIPAIFNKLQDMDERRIRKLAEGYRLLSDTERNLLPALEKSLNTISTASKNTNEKQDSMTLIEQHKSGLAPPVDVDFEDYSQGIKPTNMENSVHSAPKVRIKQLFKKSKQSATLDKNMPAPVEDYSHLPLEHRQKRLREKIDDITKDLQKETDQSEALNKMKGVYEKNSQMGDPASLEPQINQTAHNINKLKGELSRYKTWLSETGDNSMLKNNQTSAAYISVDPKGQKLPEPPDNIYECDFDGDFDDDDVPIGQCQALYNFDGGREGEVSMQVGEQLSVLDEDHGDGWVHVRKATGDDGYVPASYIKII from the exons ATGGACTGGGGAAAAGCACTTTGG gaTCAACATGATGTgatggagaaacacacacagtcaggacTGGAGCTGATGGAACGCTATGTGAAGTTCGTGAAAGAGAGAACAGAAATTGAACAGAACTACGCCAAACAGCTCAG gtccctttcaagaaagtacTCAAGACGAGGATCAAAAGAGGACCAAGAAATAAA CAGGTTCACCAATCAGCAGGCGTTTCAGGAGGTTGTGAACCAGCTGAATGAGTGTGCATGTCAAAGGGAGCAGCTGGCAGAGAATCTGAGCATCAACATCTGTGTGGAGCTCACCAAACATCTCCACGAACTCAAACAAGAGCGCAAGACT tACCTGGCTGATGTTAAGAAAGTCCAGCAAAACCTTGAGATAACCTTCAAACATCTCGAAGCT TGTAAGAAGCGTTTTGAGAAGGAGTGGAAAGAAGCAGAGAAAGCCAATCAGCAAGTAGAGAGAACTGAACAGGACCCCAGCTCAACTAAAACTGATGTagacaag gCCAGGACGATTGCCCACCAACGCATACACGTAGCTGATGAGTGTAAGAATGAATATGCTGCCCAGCTACAGAAATACAACAAGGAACAGAACAGCTTCTATCACTCTGAGATCCCTGCTATATTTAAT AAGCTGCAGGACATGGATGAGCGGAGGATCCGTAAGCTGGCGGAGGGGTACAGGCTGCTGTCAGACACTGAGAGGAACCTCCTCCCAGCCCTGGAGAAGAGCTTGAACACCATCAGCACAGCCAGCAAAAACACCAACGAGaaacag gaCTCCATGACCCTTATTGAGCAGCATAAGTCTGGTCTAGCGCCCCCTGTTGATGTGGATTTTGAGGATTACAGTCAAGGCATTAAACCTACAAATATGGAGAACTCAGTACACAGTGCACCAAAGGTCCGCATCAAACAGCTGTTCAAGAAGAGCAAG CAGAGTGCAACACTGGATAAAAACATG cccgCTCCAGTAGAAGATTACTCTCACCTGCCGTTGGAACACAGACAGAAGCGTCTGAGGGAGAAGATCGATGACATCACCAAAGATCTGCAGAAGGAGACGGACCAAAG TGAGGCGCTCAACAAAATGAAGGGGGTTTATGAGAAGAATTCTCAGATGGGAGATCCAGCTAGCCTGGAGCCTCAGATCAACCAGACAGCACACAATATCAACAAACTGAAGGGGGAGCTGTCCAGATACAag ACATGGCTGAGTGAAACCGGAGATAACAGTATGCTCAAAAACAACcagaccag TGCGGCGTATATTTCTGTGGATCCCAAGGGGCAGAAGCTGCCCGAGCCTCCGGACAACATCTACGAGTGTGATTTTGATGGGGactttgatgatgatgatgttccGATTGGCCAGTGCCAAGCACTCTACAACTTTGATG gtgggagagagggtgaggtgagCATGCAGGTGGGGGAGCAGCTGAGTGTGTTGGATGAAGACCACGGCGACGGCTGGGTACACGTCAGGAAGGCCACTGGAGACGATGGATACGTACCTGCGTCCTACATCAAAATCATCTAA
- the trip10b gene encoding thyroid hormone receptor interactor 10b isoform X2: protein MDWGKALWDQHDVMEKHTQSGLELMERYVKFVKERTEIEQNYAKQLRSLSRKYSRRGSKEDQEIKFTNQQAFQEVVNQLNECACQREQLAENLSINICVELTKHLHELKQERKTYLADVKKVQQNLEITFKHLEACKKRFEKEWKEAEKANQQVERTEQDPSSTKTDVDKARTIAHQRIHVADECKNEYAAQLQKYNKEQNSFYHSEIPAIFNKLQDMDERRIRKLAEGYRLLSDTERNLLPALEKSLNTISTASKNTNEKQDSMTLIEQHKSGLAPPVDVDFEDYSQGIKPTNMENSVHSAPKVRIKQLFKKSKQSATLDKNMPAPVEDYSHLPLEHRQKRLREKIDDITKDLQKETDQSEALNKMKGVYEKNSQMGDPASLEPQINQTAHNINKLKGELSRYKTWLSETGDNSMLKNNQTSAAYISVDPKGQKLPEPPDNIYECDFDGDFDDDDVPIGQCQALYNFDGGREGEVSMQVGEQLSVLDEDHGDGWVHVRKATGDDGYVPASYIKII from the exons ATGGACTGGGGAAAAGCACTTTGG gaTCAACATGATGTgatggagaaacacacacagtcaggacTGGAGCTGATGGAACGCTATGTGAAGTTCGTGAAAGAGAGAACAGAAATTGAACAGAACTACGCCAAACAGCTCAG gtccctttcaagaaagtacTCAAGACGAGGATCAAAAGAGGACCAAGAAATAAA GTTCACCAATCAGCAGGCGTTTCAGGAGGTTGTGAACCAGCTGAATGAGTGTGCATGTCAAAGGGAGCAGCTGGCAGAGAATCTGAGCATCAACATCTGTGTGGAGCTCACCAAACATCTCCACGAACTCAAACAAGAGCGCAAGACT tACCTGGCTGATGTTAAGAAAGTCCAGCAAAACCTTGAGATAACCTTCAAACATCTCGAAGCT TGTAAGAAGCGTTTTGAGAAGGAGTGGAAAGAAGCAGAGAAAGCCAATCAGCAAGTAGAGAGAACTGAACAGGACCCCAGCTCAACTAAAACTGATGTagacaag gCCAGGACGATTGCCCACCAACGCATACACGTAGCTGATGAGTGTAAGAATGAATATGCTGCCCAGCTACAGAAATACAACAAGGAACAGAACAGCTTCTATCACTCTGAGATCCCTGCTATATTTAAT AAGCTGCAGGACATGGATGAGCGGAGGATCCGTAAGCTGGCGGAGGGGTACAGGCTGCTGTCAGACACTGAGAGGAACCTCCTCCCAGCCCTGGAGAAGAGCTTGAACACCATCAGCACAGCCAGCAAAAACACCAACGAGaaacag gaCTCCATGACCCTTATTGAGCAGCATAAGTCTGGTCTAGCGCCCCCTGTTGATGTGGATTTTGAGGATTACAGTCAAGGCATTAAACCTACAAATATGGAGAACTCAGTACACAGTGCACCAAAGGTCCGCATCAAACAGCTGTTCAAGAAGAGCAAG CAGAGTGCAACACTGGATAAAAACATG cccgCTCCAGTAGAAGATTACTCTCACCTGCCGTTGGAACACAGACAGAAGCGTCTGAGGGAGAAGATCGATGACATCACCAAAGATCTGCAGAAGGAGACGGACCAAAG TGAGGCGCTCAACAAAATGAAGGGGGTTTATGAGAAGAATTCTCAGATGGGAGATCCAGCTAGCCTGGAGCCTCAGATCAACCAGACAGCACACAATATCAACAAACTGAAGGGGGAGCTGTCCAGATACAag ACATGGCTGAGTGAAACCGGAGATAACAGTATGCTCAAAAACAACcagaccag TGCGGCGTATATTTCTGTGGATCCCAAGGGGCAGAAGCTGCCCGAGCCTCCGGACAACATCTACGAGTGTGATTTTGATGGGGactttgatgatgatgatgttccGATTGGCCAGTGCCAAGCACTCTACAACTTTGATG gtgggagagagggtgaggtgagCATGCAGGTGGGGGAGCAGCTGAGTGTGTTGGATGAAGACCACGGCGACGGCTGGGTACACGTCAGGAAGGCCACTGGAGACGATGGATACGTACCTGCGTCCTACATCAAAATCATCTAA